CCGTGCCCGCACACAATGTCTGGGTGCAGCCCCCGGAGATCGATCCCGAGCTGGGTGCGATCTTCGACCCGTTCGGCAACGCCGTCCACACGGCTTTCCAATATCCGCTCACCGGCGAGGACGTTATCATCACCGGGGCGGGCCCGATCGGCATCATGTCCGCCCTCATCGCCCGGCACTCCGGTGCGCGCCATGTCGTCCTCACCGACATCGCCGAACCCCGACTGGAGCTCGCCCGGAGGGCATTCGAGGACTACGGGGCCGTCGAGCTCGTCAATCCTGCCGAGGAGAGCCTCGCATCGGTACAGGAGCGGCTTGGCATGAGGGAGGGCTTCGATGTGGCGTTCGAGATGTCGGGCAGCCCGAGGGCGATGGCCTCCATCATCGACAGCCTCACCCACGGCGGGAAGATCGCCATGCTCGGCCTGCCCGCCTCGCCGTACGAGATCGACTGGAATCGGGTCATCACCCGCATGTTCACGATCAAGGGCGTGTATGGCCGGCAGATGTTCGACACGTGGTACACGGCGACGACGATCCTCCTCTCCTCGGAGCCGCTGCG
This is a stretch of genomic DNA from Flaviflexus salsibiostraticola. It encodes these proteins:
- the tdh gene encoding L-threonine 3-dehydrogenase; the protein is MRALIKPASGPGLELTDVPEPSPGTGEVKIKVQWAGLCGTDLHILSWDDFAAEHVSPGQIIGHEFFGEIVELGDGVEQDDRADVLRVGDLVSVEGHVVCGRCRNCRGGRHHMCIRTSSIGVDRDGAFAEYVTVPAHNVWVQPPEIDPELGAIFDPFGNAVHTAFQYPLTGEDVIITGAGPIGIMSALIARHSGARHVVLTDIAEPRLELARRAFEDYGAVELVNPAEESLASVQERLGMREGFDVAFEMSGSPRAMASIIDSLTHGGKIAMLGLPASPYEIDWNRVITRMFTIKGVYGRQMFDTWYTATTILLSSEPLREALRTLITHRFPAAEWERAFEAAASGSAGKVLIDWRNA